DNA from Amorphoplanes friuliensis DSM 7358:
TACGACGACGACCGCAACGACGCCCTGTACGAGCTGGCGCTCAGCCGGCAGCTGGAGGTTGTCGCCACCAACAACGTGCACTATGCGACGCCGGCCCGGCGCAAACTCGCGACCGCGCTCGCCGCTGTCCGGGCGCGGCGCAGCCTGGACGACATGGACGGGTGGTTGCCGGCGGCCGGGACCGCGCATCTGCGGAGTGCGGCCGAGATGAAACGGCGGTTCGCCGGTTATCCGGGTGCGGTCGAGAACGCCGCGATGTTCGGGGAGGACCTGGCGTTCGACCTCAACCTGGTGGCGCCGAAGCTGCCCGACTTTCCGATCCCGGAGATCGGGCACACCGAGATGAGCTGGCTGCGGGAGCTGACCATGCGCGGCGCCCAGGAACGGTACGGGCCACCCCAGGCCCACCCCCGGGCGTACGCGCAGCTCGAGCACGAGCTGAAGATGATCGACGAGCTGAACTTCCCCGGGTACTTCCTGGTCGTCTACGACATCGTGAAGTTCTGCCGGGACGAGGGCATCTACTGCCAGGGCCGGGGCTCGGCGGCGAACTCGGCGGTCTGTTACGCGCTGCGGATCACCAATGTGGACGCGGTCGAGTACGACCTGCTGTTCGAGCGGTTCCTGGCGCCGGAGCGGGACGGGCCGCCGGACATCGACGTGGACATCGAGTCGGACCGGCGCGAGGAGGTCATCCAGCACGTCTACGGCAAGTACGGCCGGGAGCACACCGCGCAGGTCGCCAACGTCATCACGTACCGGCCGCGGTCGGCCGTCCGCGACATGGCCAAGGCTTTCGGTTTTTCGGCCGGGCAGCAGGACGCGTGGAGCAAACAGATCGACCGGTGGGGGAGTGTCGCGACGGTCGACGTGGAGGACATCCCGGAGCAGGTCGTCGCGTACGCCAACGAGGTGCAGAGTTTTCCGCGGCACCTCGGCATCCACTCCGGCGGCATGGTCATCTGCGATCGGCCGATCATCGAGGTGTGCCCGGTCGAGTGGGGGCGGATGCCGGGACGCACGGTGCTGCAGTGGGACAAGGACGACTGCGCCGCGATCGAGCTGGTCAAGTTCGATCTGCTGGGGCTGGGGATGCTGTCGGCGCTGCACTACGCGTACGACATGATCGAGTCCGACCTGGACATCAGCACGATGCGGCTGGACGATCCCGAGGTCTACGCGATGTTGTGCAGGGCCGATTCTGTCGGGGTTTTCCAGGTGGAGAGCCGGGCGCAGATGGCCACGCTGCCGCGGCTCAAACCCGACAAATTCTACGATCTGGTGGTCGAGGTGGCCTTGATTCGTCCTGGACCCATCCAGGGCGGGTCGGTGCATCCCTACATACGCCGAAAAAACGGGCTGGAGAAACCCGAGGTTCCGCACCCGCTCATGGCCAACGCCCTGGCCAAGACCCTGGGTGTGCCGCTCTTCCAGGAGCAGCTCATGCAGCTCGCGATCGACGTCGCGGGTTTCGACCCGTCCGAGGCCGACCAGCTGCGCCGGGCGATGGGGTCGAAACGGTCCGTGGAGAAGATGGAACGGATCAAGATCCGGCTCTACGCCGGCATGGCCGAGCGGGGGATCACCGGCCAACTCGCCGACGACCTGTTCGTGAAGCTGTCCGCGTTCGCCAACTACGGCTTCCCGGAGAGCCACGCGATGAGCTTCGCCTACCTGGTCTACGCCAGTGCCTGGCTGAAGCGGTACCACCCGGCCGCGTTCTGCGCCGCGCTGCTCAACGCGCAGCCGATGGGGTTCTACTCGCCGCAGTCGCTGGTCGACGACGCCCGCCGGCACGGGGTCGAGGTGCGGCGGCCGGACATCAACCTCAGTGACGCGGCGGCTGTTCTCGAGTCGACCGCGCAGACCCGGTGGGGCAGTGCCGCCGACGAGCCGCCGCACGCGTGGGGGCTCGGCGGTCCGGCGGTGCGGATGGGGCTGAGCAGCGTCCGTACCCTCGGTGACGATCTGGCGAAGAAGATCGAGGACGAGCGGCGTGCGCATGGTGCGTACCGGGACATGGCGGACCTGGCCCGCCGGACCGGATGCTCGACCGCCCACCTGGAGGCCCTCGCGACCGCCGATGCCTTTGCCGGTTTTGGGCTCTCGCGCCGGGAGGCGCTCTGGGCCGCCGGGGCCGCCGCCCAGGACAAACCGGACCGCCTTCCCGGTACGGTCACCGGCACCGAGGCGCCGACCCTGCCCGGCATGGCTGATGTGGACAAGCTGGTCGCGGATGTGTGGGCGACCGGGCTGTCCCCGGACGCGCACCCGGCGCAGTTCATCCGGGGCGAGTTCGAGCGGACCGGCGCGTTGCCGATCTCGCGGCTGGGCCGGGTCGAGGCCGGTACGCGGATCCGGGTAGGCGGCATCGTCACCCACCGGCAACGCCCGGCGACGGCGGGCGGCGTCACGTTCATCAACCTCGAGGACGAGACAGGGATGCTCAACGTCACCTGCTCGCCCGGCCTGTGGCAGCGCTACCGGAAGGTGGCCCGCACGAGCGCGGCGCTGATCGTGCGGGGCCGGCTGGAGAAGACCGAGGGTGTGCTCAACCTGGTGGCGGACCGGCTGGAGGCGGTCACCCCGCCGATCAGCCCGGCGTCCCGCGATTTCCGGTGAACGGACACTATATTTCCGTTCTGCGTGTCTGGCACCTTTTGTGGCGTAAACCGGATGCGCACCGAAAACGCAGCATCCGGGGGAGCTCACCATGATCCGCATCGTCACCGCCACGGCAGCCGCCGCACTCCTGCTCACGGCCGGTCTGGCCACCGCCGGCCCCGCCTCCGCGGCGGTCGGCGGCTCCGCTCAGACCGGGACCGGCAGCCCGACCGCCGCCATGATCAGCGCAGTCGCCGCGAAGCAGGCCGATGTGGCGAAGAAGCTCACGGCCGACCAGAGCGCGGTCGACAAAGCTGTGAAGAAGCCGGCGAAGAAGAAGACCGAGCTGACCTTGAGCTACCTGGCCGACGCCGGGTTTGCCACCGCGGTGGTGCTGCGGTGCGACCCGGCC
Protein-coding regions in this window:
- a CDS encoding error-prone DNA polymerase; this translates as MGFHNPRMPWSALEGTLSGKKHLHVVDPLAVDGDGGDSPAWSRKRQPYQAPAFIRAPGADKYAELHCHTNFSFLDGASHPEELAEEAARLGLTGLAVTDHDGFYGVVRFSQAARELGLPTIFGAELSLDLSRPQNGEADPEGRHLLALAHGPEGYARLARTISRGQLDGAEKGKPVYGDLEDVAAVLRDHVLVLTGCRKGSVPRALAEGGMPAAAYELDRLVALFGRSNVVVELTDHGDPYDDDRNDALYELALSRQLEVVATNNVHYATPARRKLATALAAVRARRSLDDMDGWLPAAGTAHLRSAAEMKRRFAGYPGAVENAAMFGEDLAFDLNLVAPKLPDFPIPEIGHTEMSWLRELTMRGAQERYGPPQAHPRAYAQLEHELKMIDELNFPGYFLVVYDIVKFCRDEGIYCQGRGSAANSAVCYALRITNVDAVEYDLLFERFLAPERDGPPDIDVDIESDRREEVIQHVYGKYGREHTAQVANVITYRPRSAVRDMAKAFGFSAGQQDAWSKQIDRWGSVATVDVEDIPEQVVAYANEVQSFPRHLGIHSGGMVICDRPIIEVCPVEWGRMPGRTVLQWDKDDCAAIELVKFDLLGLGMLSALHYAYDMIESDLDISTMRLDDPEVYAMLCRADSVGVFQVESRAQMATLPRLKPDKFYDLVVEVALIRPGPIQGGSVHPYIRRKNGLEKPEVPHPLMANALAKTLGVPLFQEQLMQLAIDVAGFDPSEADQLRRAMGSKRSVEKMERIKIRLYAGMAERGITGQLADDLFVKLSAFANYGFPESHAMSFAYLVYASAWLKRYHPAAFCAALLNAQPMGFYSPQSLVDDARRHGVEVRRPDINLSDAAAVLESTAQTRWGSAADEPPHAWGLGGPAVRMGLSSVRTLGDDLAKKIEDERRAHGAYRDMADLARRTGCSTAHLEALATADAFAGFGLSRREALWAAGAAAQDKPDRLPGTVTGTEAPTLPGMADVDKLVADVWATGLSPDAHPAQFIRGEFERTGALPISRLGRVEAGTRIRVGGIVTHRQRPATAGGVTFINLEDETGMLNVTCSPGLWQRYRKVARTSAALIVRGRLEKTEGVLNLVADRLEAVTPPISPASRDFR
- a CDS encoding SSI family serine proteinase inhibitor produces the protein MIRIVTATAAAALLLTAGLATAGPASAAVGGSAQTGTGSPTAAMISAVAAKQADVAKKLTADQSAVDKAVKKPAKKKTELTLSYLADAGFATAVVLRCDPAGGAHPKKVKACQTLTRINGNPARLKPAEMMCTMEYAPITAEIKGTWQGRKVDWSRTFGNRCDMIRTTGVLMAF